A portion of the Marinobacter alexandrii genome contains these proteins:
- a CDS encoding NAD(P)-dependent oxidoreductase: MNYDRSQRRIAKFIANFPAGNRMLPSKKQITNMKISFVGLGIMGSRMAINLLNAGIELTVYNRSTDPRKKLIEKGAKEAETLDQALRDADIVFTMLSRPEVVSKVMFNDGVSTMKQDSLWVDCSTVNPSFTKEAEQKAKEAGINYLEAPVAGSLPQAEAAELVFFVGGNKMDLEKVSHLIEIMGKKTLHLGDIGKGASFKLVVNMMLGTSMMAFAEALRLGESMGLEKEFLLNTLPGLPVAAPFTQLKAGLIKEEKYDPQFPLELLHKDLHLASVSANENGYTLSFADAAKELYQEAINKGMGREDMAAIYKSLGK, translated from the coding sequence CTGAACTATGACCGATCACAGCGACGAATCGCTAAGTTTATTGCGAATTTCCCGGCGGGGAACCGCATGTTACCATCAAAAAAACAGATAACAAACATGAAAATATCATTTGTTGGACTAGGCATTATGGGCAGCCGAATGGCAATCAATCTTCTAAATGCCGGAATCGAACTTACAGTTTATAATCGATCAACGGATCCTCGTAAAAAACTCATAGAAAAGGGAGCTAAGGAAGCTGAAACTCTCGATCAGGCACTACGAGATGCAGATATAGTATTCACCATGTTATCCCGTCCAGAAGTAGTGTCGAAAGTCATGTTCAATGACGGAGTAAGCACCATGAAACAAGATTCACTTTGGGTGGATTGCTCTACTGTAAACCCATCATTTACCAAAGAAGCAGAACAAAAGGCAAAAGAGGCAGGCATCAATTATCTAGAAGCACCTGTAGCAGGATCTTTGCCTCAAGCAGAAGCTGCTGAACTAGTATTCTTTGTTGGTGGGAATAAAATGGACTTAGAAAAAGTCAGCCATCTTATTGAGATCATGGGTAAGAAAACACTACATCTTGGAGATATTGGAAAAGGGGCCTCTTTTAAGCTCGTAGTGAATATGATGTTAGGTACAAGTATGATGGCATTTGCTGAAGCCCTTAGACTAGGTGAATCTATGGGACTCGAAAAAGAGTTTTTGCTTAATACCTTACCTGGATTACCAGTAGCTGCACCTTTTACTCAACTCAAAGCTGGGTTAATCAAAGAAGAAAAATATGATCCTCAGTTTCCGCTGGAATTGCTTCATAAAGATCTTCATTTAGCTTCAGTTTCGGCAAATGAAAATGGATACACTCTTTCTTTTGCAGATGCTGCTAAAGAACTCTATCAAGAGGCAATAAATAAAGGAATGGGCAGAGAGGATATGGCTGCTATTTACAAATCCTTAGGAAAGTGA
- a CDS encoding Crp/Fnr family transcriptional regulator, whose product MTTLAIVQHIDRVVSLNTSEKEAFSSIVEERVVKRKSFIVQPGFVCKHQSHIVQGAMRSYFITPDGNEHTIAIAIDDWWISDFYSYTNQTSASLYVEALEDTTIQQIRYENVEKICTEYPSFERFFRLVAQKAFAFSQRRALSNLGKTAEERYLEYTEMYPQIIQRVPQYILASYLGMTPEFLSKIRKKLTSNS is encoded by the coding sequence GTGACAACACTTGCAATTGTTCAACACATTGATAGAGTAGTATCATTGAATACTAGTGAAAAAGAAGCTTTCTCATCCATTGTAGAAGAACGAGTGGTAAAACGCAAATCGTTTATTGTTCAACCTGGGTTTGTTTGCAAGCATCAATCCCATATTGTTCAAGGAGCTATGAGATCCTACTTTATCACGCCAGATGGTAATGAACATACAATAGCCATAGCTATTGATGATTGGTGGATCAGTGACTTCTACAGTTACACAAATCAGACATCAGCATCGCTCTATGTAGAAGCATTGGAAGACACTACTATTCAGCAAATCAGGTATGAAAACGTAGAGAAGATTTGCACTGAATACCCAAGTTTTGAACGATTCTTTCGATTGGTTGCTCAAAAAGCTTTTGCTTTTTCTCAAAGGCGAGCTTTATCTAATCTAGGCAAAACTGCAGAGGAACGATACTTGGAATATACTGAGATGTATCCACAGATAATTCAAAGAGTACCTCAATACATTTTAGCTTCTTACCTTGGAATGACTCCTGAGTTCCTTAGTAAAATTCGAAAAAAATTAACCTCAAATTCTTAA
- a CDS encoding AraC family transcriptional regulator: MHFTAIGIVLIIGILQGIVNVILVQSSSVRKQKQNQILSLILLCLSLTLLPTLFGQLGLVSRYPFLYFVPLDFSLFLFPILFFYFQAIFNQRISKRIFAYHFIVPGLFWGYFFIVWLSTIGESDKSSVVNQLLYFQVQTVAQTVWIGMVLFYSYWSLKILKLGKTKRLSKSQTGFIPWLRFLVSLLIVSSILEMAALAVGKYYDYWQGSPIDLWLGISFMMLVKMIYATIIYIIALLGFSKYRTLSYSIPNISSIEVDSYLERILRAMETDKKYLNPDLKLDDLASMLETSQVYVSSLLNKELNLSFNDFVNRYRVEEVKAKLETEALDKYTLLSLAKDSGFKSKTTFYRAFQKFTNQSPTDYIQNLSKS, translated from the coding sequence ATGCATTTCACGGCTATTGGAATTGTCTTAATTATTGGGATTCTTCAGGGGATCGTCAACGTTATTTTAGTTCAATCATCATCTGTTAGAAAGCAAAAACAAAATCAGATACTATCACTGATTCTATTATGCTTGAGTCTTACATTATTACCAACCCTTTTTGGACAATTGGGCTTGGTTAGTAGATATCCATTCCTATACTTTGTTCCATTAGATTTTTCATTGTTCTTATTTCCTATTCTTTTTTTCTACTTCCAAGCCATTTTTAATCAGAGGATCTCAAAAAGAATTTTTGCTTATCATTTTATAGTCCCTGGCTTATTTTGGGGGTATTTTTTTATTGTTTGGCTATCTACTATCGGAGAATCTGATAAGTCTTCAGTAGTAAATCAACTTCTTTACTTCCAGGTTCAAACTGTTGCTCAAACCGTTTGGATTGGAATGGTTCTGTTTTATTCTTACTGGAGTCTGAAAATTTTGAAACTTGGAAAAACTAAACGCCTTTCCAAATCTCAAACTGGATTTATTCCTTGGTTAAGATTTCTGGTTTCTTTGTTGATTGTGTCCAGCATATTGGAAATGGCTGCACTAGCGGTTGGAAAGTACTACGATTATTGGCAAGGTAGTCCTATTGACCTATGGTTGGGGATTTCTTTTATGATGCTAGTGAAAATGATTTATGCTACGATTATTTACATTATAGCATTGCTCGGATTTTCTAAATATCGAACCCTATCATACTCTATTCCTAATATTTCATCGATAGAAGTAGATTCATATCTTGAGAGAATATTGCGAGCTATGGAAACGGATAAAAAATACCTTAATCCGGATCTGAAACTCGATGATCTGGCATCTATGCTTGAAACTTCACAAGTATATGTGTCTTCGCTTCTAAATAAGGAACTCAACCTTTCCTTTAATGATTTTGTCAATCGATACCGAGTAGAAGAGGTCAAAGCAAAACTTGAAACTGAAGCGTTGGATAAGTATACATTACTGTCACTTGCAAAAGATTCCGGATTTAAATCAAAGACTACTTTTTACCGTGCTTTTCAAAAGTTTACGAATCAATCTCCCACGGACTATATTCAGAATCTAAGCAAGAGTTAA
- a CDS encoding leucine-rich repeat domain-containing protein gives MKKLIIIFAAFVFQGSIAQQKPKIEFPDFYLEQALRNILDIPTRDITKKDLEDITRLVVYAKNVSNLKGLEYAVNLTSINLGNNKISDLSPLSGLVKLESLSINGNQISDVSPLSKLVNLKNLAMDRNQIADISALNKLTKLKGVTFNFNQIQKIDVIENWNRLTHFNMGFNQLDDLTPFKKLDSLFGIWIPENKVADISVLYHLKDLEVLILEKNPVKSIKGIESLNKLVQLNLSAIEASSFTSLSSLSNVGVLCIADNEIVNIDFLKGMKSVEWLDLRSNSIEKITALEKLTKMEKLFLDGNKIEKINAISKMEDLYWIMLSDNQIENFNPLLNLPQLNEIMLANAGAKRVNSQIIDKLKDKGVSVNEKAIEINSVYQTAPDWQSRYYSEKDDA, from the coding sequence ATGAAAAAACTCATAATCATTTTCGCTGCTTTTGTATTTCAAGGATCTATTGCGCAGCAAAAACCTAAAATAGAATTTCCAGATTTTTACTTGGAACAAGCTCTAAGAAATATCCTCGATATTCCAACTAGAGATATCACAAAAAAAGATCTGGAAGATATTACACGCCTGGTAGTCTATGCAAAGAATGTTAGCAATTTAAAAGGACTTGAATATGCTGTTAACCTTACTTCTATCAACCTAGGCAATAATAAGATTTCAGACTTATCACCTTTAAGTGGTTTGGTAAAATTAGAATCACTAAGTATAAATGGAAATCAGATAAGTGATGTAAGTCCACTATCCAAGTTGGTAAATCTGAAGAATCTAGCGATGGACAGAAATCAGATAGCTGATATATCAGCTCTAAATAAGTTGACGAAGCTCAAGGGAGTAACATTTAATTTCAATCAAATTCAAAAAATAGATGTAATTGAAAACTGGAACCGTTTGACCCATTTCAATATGGGTTTCAATCAATTAGATGATTTGACACCTTTCAAGAAATTGGATTCATTATTTGGAATCTGGATACCGGAGAATAAGGTAGCTGATATCAGTGTATTATATCACTTAAAGGATTTAGAAGTTTTGATTTTAGAGAAAAATCCAGTTAAAAGTATCAAAGGAATAGAGTCTCTAAACAAACTTGTTCAGTTGAACCTTAGCGCCATAGAGGCTTCCAGCTTTACTTCTCTATCATCTCTTTCAAATGTAGGTGTGCTATGCATAGCAGATAACGAAATAGTAAATATTGATTTCCTGAAAGGCATGAAGTCTGTAGAATGGCTGGATTTGAGAAGCAATAGCATTGAGAAAATAACAGCTCTTGAAAAGCTTACTAAAATGGAAAAGCTGTTTTTAGATGGAAATAAAATAGAAAAGATCAATGCTATCAGTAAAATGGAAGACCTGTATTGGATTATGTTATCTGATAATCAGATAGAAAATTTTAATCCATTGTTGAATTTGCCACAACTCAATGAGATCATGCTTGCAAATGCCGGTGCTAAAAGAGTCAACTCTCAAATTATTGATAAACTGAAGGATAAAGGAGTTTCGGTAAACGAGAAAGCAATAGAAATCAATTCAGTTTATCAAACTGCACCAGACTGGCAAAGCAGGTATTACTCTGAGAAGGATGATGCTTAA
- a CDS encoding TonB-dependent receptor, translated as MQDTVYYPNYQLKEVTVSAPRLPPNSAELPMSITVLDSLLINVSNQNLSIKEYLQQVPGVYIQNAYNFAQDARISIRGFGATAAFGVRGIKLIVDGIPETTPDGTGQLDNLNLDLIKRIEVIRGTAGSLYGNASGGAIIVKSDFDFDQNFLRSNSLFGSYGFYSQSITGGITKGSTVYMSHLRIFGSDGYRNNSQFKQINGRFAVKHKVSDKVSAVMLAEFVNSPKAQDAGGLTLEEAEADTRQARDRNLTFNAGESITQWKTGASVNWKWSSNKELNSYAFFNRRTFDGKLPFENSGIIELKRNYFGVGNNLDLKLKNHSLKIGYDLLSQQDERSRFNNLEGQKGDLALDQKESFLNFGVYMLDYLELDQWYFSAGLRHDFNRLKADDFFQSNGDDSGEIDINNWSYHFGVGRVLSSSLQLFANYSNNFETPTLNQLSNRPDNSGGFESLEAATASTIESGLKWRRNKIKGEFITFITQTENELIPYELEEFPERTFFRNAGSTIRKGIEFSMNYSSNLWRVNATYTLSDFTYQSFDSNGTDLEGFTLPGIPKNNITLSLTSTPAESLEITVPLGYVGRIQADNQNEVTIEDYLEVSFSIRYKTSINGLRIEPYFGIRNLTNQTYFDNVRINAFGGRYYEPAPERNFYAGLIIKLVN; from the coding sequence GTGCAGGATACAGTTTATTATCCAAACTATCAGCTCAAAGAAGTGACTGTCTCGGCACCTCGCTTACCACCTAATTCAGCCGAGCTTCCCATGTCAATCACTGTACTTGATAGCTTATTAATTAATGTATCTAATCAAAACCTCTCGATAAAAGAGTACCTGCAGCAAGTTCCCGGAGTGTATATTCAAAATGCTTACAATTTTGCCCAAGATGCTCGAATCTCTATTCGCGGATTTGGAGCTACAGCCGCTTTCGGAGTTAGAGGCATAAAATTGATTGTCGATGGTATTCCAGAGACCACTCCTGATGGTACCGGTCAACTGGACAACCTAAATCTAGACCTCATAAAACGAATAGAGGTCATTCGAGGAACTGCGGGTAGTCTCTACGGTAATGCTTCCGGAGGTGCTATTATCGTAAAATCAGATTTTGACTTTGACCAAAACTTCTTACGGTCTAACTCTCTGTTCGGATCTTATGGTTTTTATTCGCAATCCATTACAGGTGGAATTACAAAGGGTAGCACAGTCTATATGTCTCATTTGCGAATATTTGGAAGTGATGGCTATCGAAACAACAGTCAATTCAAGCAAATCAACGGACGTTTTGCAGTTAAACATAAGGTAAGTGACAAGGTGAGTGCCGTTATGTTGGCTGAGTTTGTCAATAGCCCAAAAGCTCAAGATGCGGGTGGGCTGACGCTGGAAGAAGCTGAGGCAGATACTCGTCAAGCCAGAGATCGAAATTTAACATTCAATGCAGGTGAGTCCATTACTCAATGGAAAACGGGAGCAAGTGTAAATTGGAAGTGGTCTTCAAATAAAGAGTTGAATAGTTATGCCTTTTTCAATCGTCGAACATTTGATGGCAAACTTCCTTTCGAAAACTCCGGCATCATTGAATTAAAACGAAATTATTTTGGAGTAGGGAACAACTTAGATCTCAAGCTCAAAAATCATTCATTAAAAATTGGATACGACTTACTTTCTCAGCAAGATGAACGATCAAGATTTAACAATCTGGAAGGGCAAAAAGGTGATCTTGCATTAGATCAAAAAGAATCTTTTCTAAACTTTGGCGTATACATGCTTGATTATTTAGAACTAGATCAATGGTATTTTTCTGCTGGGTTACGACATGACTTCAATCGTCTCAAGGCTGATGATTTTTTTCAAAGCAATGGAGATGATTCTGGCGAGATCGATATCAATAATTGGAGCTATCATTTCGGTGTTGGAAGAGTTCTATCCTCATCCCTCCAGCTCTTCGCTAATTACTCCAACAATTTCGAAACACCTACATTAAATCAATTGAGCAATAGACCTGATAATTCAGGTGGTTTTGAATCACTCGAAGCAGCAACAGCCTCAACCATAGAATCAGGATTGAAATGGAGAAGAAATAAAATCAAAGGAGAGTTCATTACATTCATCACGCAAACCGAAAACGAACTGATCCCCTATGAACTAGAAGAATTTCCTGAAAGAACCTTCTTTAGAAATGCAGGAAGCACGATCCGAAAAGGAATTGAATTCTCCATGAACTATTCATCAAACCTATGGAGGGTTAATGCCACTTATACTCTTTCTGATTTCACATATCAATCATTCGACTCAAACGGGACAGACCTGGAAGGATTCACACTACCCGGCATACCAAAAAATAACATCACGCTTTCTCTGACTTCAACACCGGCAGAATCTTTAGAGATCACCGTACCGCTTGGGTATGTTGGACGCATTCAGGCTGATAATCAAAATGAAGTCACCATCGAGGATTACTTAGAAGTCTCTTTCTCTATACGCTACAAAACAAGCATCAATGGTCTCAGAATAGAACCTTACTTTGGAATTAGAAACCTGACCAATCAAACCTATTTTGACAATGTACGCATCAATGCCTTTGGCGGGCGCTACTATGAGCCAGCTCCTGAAAGGAATTTTTATGCTGGATTGATCATTAAATTGGTAAACTGA
- a CDS encoding PQQ-dependent sugar dehydrogenase, which produces MKKVLIICSILYGFNLLGQSDHDNIRATVQKFITGTVYNYPDTILSAFNPGTKMFLHSPSNPAWEVSVEEYASWYGRKAPGTINNRPSKIISIEQVLNVAYARVEVLFPSNGYRYNDLLLLKKFPDGWKIVAKCTSAEPIPKLPEEMVPIPQKEVVLEGLKRPWSMEFISETEVLITEKDGELVKVDLTSGQRQAIEGLPEDVARAVLIDSTKFQKGVFPRSVHGKTLSFNAGWFQVLLDPNFKENSYIYLSYAAENKKRESTTKIIRGILNGDKLSKVETLFEAAPYSHGLFHYGGGMIFGPDEKLYITIGERNFQEYLNPETPLAQDISDKRGKVIRINRDGSIPKDNPDFGSEAIKGLYATGIRASQGLAIDPETQTIWFSEHGTIQGDELNILEEGANYGWPYVTSGKYRSANYQPSVPDDIEFTDPVYTWDKTIAPTGLAYYDGEEFPLWKGNLLVPGLSKGSLWRMVIKDEQIISAEELLINDRVRLRKVAVSPRGQIYLLTDEENGKLIKLVNGNRN; this is translated from the coding sequence ATGAAAAAAGTACTCATCATCTGTTCAATATTATATGGCTTTAATCTTTTGGGCCAGTCTGATCATGATAATATCAGAGCTACTGTGCAAAAATTTATCACGGGTACAGTTTATAATTACCCGGACACCATTTTATCTGCTTTTAATCCTGGAACGAAAATGTTTCTCCATTCTCCATCCAACCCGGCTTGGGAAGTAAGCGTGGAAGAGTATGCTTCTTGGTATGGCAGAAAAGCTCCGGGCACAATAAATAATAGACCTAGTAAAATCATCAGCATCGAGCAAGTTTTGAATGTAGCCTATGCCCGGGTGGAAGTATTGTTTCCCTCCAATGGCTATCGATACAACGATTTACTTCTTCTCAAAAAATTTCCTGACGGATGGAAGATTGTGGCTAAATGCACCTCAGCAGAGCCTATTCCAAAGCTACCTGAAGAGATGGTGCCTATACCTCAAAAAGAAGTTGTTCTGGAAGGCCTAAAACGGCCGTGGAGCATGGAGTTCATTTCTGAAACAGAGGTCCTTATCACAGAGAAAGACGGAGAACTAGTTAAGGTCGACCTCACATCTGGCCAAAGGCAAGCTATAGAGGGGTTGCCAGAAGATGTAGCACGTGCAGTTTTAATAGACTCCACGAAATTTCAAAAAGGTGTATTTCCACGAAGTGTACATGGCAAAACACTTAGCTTCAATGCCGGATGGTTTCAAGTCTTGCTTGATCCTAATTTTAAAGAGAACTCATACATATATCTTTCTTATGCAGCTGAAAACAAGAAGCGAGAAAGTACAACTAAGATTATCAGAGGCATTCTGAATGGAGATAAGCTTTCCAAAGTTGAAACACTTTTCGAGGCAGCCCCATATTCTCACGGATTGTTTCATTATGGGGGTGGAATGATTTTCGGTCCTGATGAAAAACTATATATCACCATAGGAGAACGAAACTTTCAAGAATACTTAAACCCTGAAACACCGCTAGCGCAGGACATTTCCGACAAAAGAGGTAAAGTCATTCGAATCAACCGGGACGGAAGTATTCCAAAAGACAATCCTGATTTTGGCTCTGAAGCTATAAAAGGACTATATGCAACTGGAATTCGAGCTTCTCAAGGCTTAGCCATAGATCCGGAAACGCAAACCATATGGTTTAGCGAACATGGAACAATACAAGGGGATGAACTGAATATTTTGGAAGAAGGTGCTAACTACGGATGGCCATATGTCACTTCAGGAAAGTACAGGTCCGCTAATTACCAACCTTCGGTCCCAGATGATATTGAATTTACTGATCCTGTATATACATGGGATAAAACTATTGCCCCCACTGGGCTAGCCTATTACGATGGAGAAGAGTTTCCACTTTGGAAAGGAAATTTACTAGTACCGGGACTAAGTAAAGGAAGTCTTTGGCGTATGGTTATCAAAGATGAGCAAATAATCAGTGCTGAAGAGCTTTTGATCAATGACAGAGTTAGGCTTAGAAAAGTAGCGGTTTCACCAAGAGGCCAAATTTATCTGCTAACTGACGAAGAAAATGGTAAGTTGATAAAATTGGTAAACGGGAATCGTAATTAG
- a CDS encoding helix-turn-helix domain-containing protein, which yields MNFLFLFASLGVVNGVFVGVYLLFKKDRKVSDVYFAGLILTLCIRIGKSVLYYFFPETDRIVLQIGLSGCVFIGPFFYLYIKSLQHRQKSFKKRDAQLLLSLLISISIIGLIYPYRVYPQHWNPEIVQGIYLIWGLFTILGAIQAYKLLGHRMFSFWKMKGEQQYLMMILVGVVFITLTYQLALYIGFTYLWGAFIFSILFYVLAFRAFSKGKSIAPKPIAKKLFGGDQMLNRINEFMKKEKLYTNQELKLEDIANGTNLTRHEVSQVLNEVYEHGYLNYIKELRINEAKALITSRSELSLEGIGYEAGFKSKSVFFESFKKIVGSTPAAYKKRFE from the coding sequence ATGAACTTTCTCTTTCTTTTTGCAAGCCTAGGTGTTGTGAACGGAGTTTTCGTTGGAGTCTACCTTCTTTTTAAAAAAGATCGAAAGGTTTCTGATGTCTACTTCGCAGGCCTCATCCTTACACTTTGCATACGTATCGGCAAATCAGTACTGTATTACTTTTTCCCAGAGACTGATCGAATTGTATTGCAGATAGGTCTATCTGGTTGCGTTTTTATTGGGCCTTTCTTTTATCTATACATTAAGTCACTCCAACATCGACAAAAGAGTTTCAAGAAAAGAGATGCTCAATTATTGCTCTCACTACTGATAAGTATTTCCATTATTGGTTTGATTTATCCTTATCGGGTTTACCCTCAGCACTGGAATCCCGAAATTGTTCAAGGAATATATTTGATCTGGGGGCTGTTTACGATCCTTGGAGCTATTCAAGCCTATAAGTTACTTGGACATAGAATGTTCTCTTTTTGGAAAATGAAGGGAGAGCAACAATACTTAATGATGATCTTAGTAGGTGTAGTATTCATTACACTCACTTATCAGCTAGCACTTTACATAGGATTTACCTATCTCTGGGGGGCATTCATTTTTTCTATTCTGTTCTATGTATTGGCATTCCGTGCATTCTCCAAAGGAAAATCTATCGCACCAAAGCCTATTGCTAAAAAGCTCTTTGGTGGTGATCAGATGCTAAATCGAATCAATGAGTTCATGAAAAAAGAGAAACTCTATACTAATCAAGAGTTAAAGCTTGAAGACATAGCAAATGGCACTAACCTTACACGGCACGAAGTTTCACAAGTATTGAATGAAGTATATGAGCATGGGTACTTAAACTATATAAAGGAGCTACGCATCAATGAAGCTAAAGCTCTTATCACCTCCAGATCCGAATTGAGTCTTGAAGGCATTGGCTATGAAGCTGGCTTCAAATCAAAGTCCGTCTTCTTTGAGTCCTTCAAAAAAATAGTAGGCTCCACTCCTGCAGCTTATAAAAAGCGGTTTGAGTAG
- a CDS encoding bestrophin family ion channel: MFIYKNFTLKNVWQFTGRHIIWLSIWVISVALLYKYADLQWLTIPWLPISLIGTAVAFYVGFKNNSAYDRMWEARKIWGAIVNSSRSWGIYVRAFVTDQFVEQPVSEEELTETKKKLIYRHIGWLYALRSQLLITTTWEHANQSGKTGKRAEMYQNKFGIGLIDDDVTKNELKQFLPEEEYERLINYKNTATQIIDQQSEELKKLRKKDLIEDFRHMELQALLKDFYEHQGKAERIKKFPLPRQYASVSNIFIKIFIFLLPFGMASEFIKMGDWGLGLSIPFTILVCWVFMMMELVGDYTENPFQGMGNDIPMLSLCRTIEIDLREMLGETDLPLAIEEKNGILM, translated from the coding sequence ATGTTCATTTACAAAAACTTCACACTTAAGAACGTTTGGCAGTTCACAGGAAGACATATCATTTGGTTGTCGATTTGGGTAATTAGTGTTGCACTTCTCTATAAATATGCTGACCTTCAATGGCTCACCATTCCATGGTTACCCATTTCTTTAATTGGTACTGCTGTAGCCTTCTATGTTGGTTTCAAAAATAACAGTGCATATGACAGAATGTGGGAAGCTAGAAAAATCTGGGGTGCTATTGTAAATAGCAGTCGATCATGGGGCATCTATGTTAGGGCTTTTGTTACAGACCAATTTGTCGAGCAACCAGTCTCAGAAGAAGAATTAACAGAGACCAAGAAAAAGCTCATCTACCGTCACATTGGATGGCTATATGCACTAAGGAGTCAATTGCTGATAACTACCACTTGGGAACATGCTAACCAAAGTGGGAAAACTGGCAAGCGTGCTGAAATGTATCAAAATAAATTTGGGATTGGACTAATTGACGATGATGTGACAAAAAATGAATTGAAACAATTCCTACCGGAAGAAGAATATGAACGACTCATAAACTATAAGAATACTGCTACTCAAATCATTGATCAACAATCTGAAGAACTTAAAAAATTAAGAAAAAAAGACTTGATTGAGGATTTCCGACATATGGAACTACAAGCTCTTTTGAAAGATTTTTACGAGCACCAAGGGAAAGCTGAGCGAATCAAAAAGTTTCCCTTGCCGCGTCAATATGCTAGCGTCAGCAACATATTCATAAAAATATTCATTTTCTTACTCCCTTTCGGAATGGCATCCGAGTTTATAAAAATGGGCGACTGGGGACTGGGGCTTTCCATTCCATTCACCATCCTTGTGTGTTGGGTATTCATGATGATGGAGCTAGTGGGAGATTACACGGAAAATCCGTTTCAGGGAATGGGGAATGACATCCCGATGCTTTCACTTTGTAGAACCATTGAAATTGATTTACGTGAAATGCTCGGGGAAACGGATTTACCTCTGGCTATTGAGGAGAAGAATGGAATTTTGATGTGA
- a CDS encoding PadR family transcriptional regulator has translation MIETKLGEFEEVILLIVGILKSEAYAYRITEEFKAQSGRKSSIGSVHSTLERLVEKKFLSSEMGQPTTERGGRRKRIYSITAEGQKALQTSRDFRISLWNQLPNLSLDQLSFE, from the coding sequence ATGATAGAAACGAAACTTGGTGAGTTTGAGGAGGTGATCTTACTCATCGTTGGAATATTGAAAAGTGAGGCCTACGCCTACCGAATCACAGAAGAATTCAAAGCACAATCAGGAAGGAAATCTTCGATTGGGTCGGTGCACTCCACTCTGGAAAGGTTGGTTGAAAAAAAATTTCTTTCTTCAGAAATGGGGCAACCTACGACAGAAAGAGGGGGAAGGCGTAAAAGAATTTATTCCATTACAGCTGAAGGCCAAAAGGCTTTGCAAACTTCTCGCGACTTCAGAATATCACTGTGGAATCAACTACCCAATCTTTCATTAGATCAATTAAGTTTTGAATAA